The region TGTATAAAGAACGCCAGAGTTAGAAAACATTTGATTTATGTAAGTACCTGAAGAGAAGAGACGCATTTCCATGGATAAATGAAGCAGCTCGTCTAACATCTTCAGTTAAGGATCGGGCACACGCAACGAGTTGGTCGAGCGCGTCTTGCGTGCCGTCTGTTGGTTCTCTATCCCTTTCTAATCGTTCAGGTGCCCAATCTCCGGCGTCCAATGCACTCGTCGCTTCATGCGTGATACGCTCGGCATCTTTTAAGGCTTTTACTAGTGGCCGTAACTTTACTGCGATACCTACaacgaaatatttttaacataatattgtgttggAACCAGGCTTTGAGGCTAAACCAGAATAACTAGCAAAgtgttatgaataaataatttaaaaaaatattgtggtatgaaaataaataagaaaatatgaaGACAGTTTTTTTGTATAGtagaaatattacatatttaactTTCATACCTAAATTCTGCCTGAAATTATGGACATAATatctacttattaattattcgtgaatcataatattattattattattcttgcaGTGTAGCGGGAATAAAGGGTAGCGCGGGGCGAGGAACGAGTGTTTATGAATTAAATTGCGATTTTAAcgaaatttgtaaatatttgtgggttttatgtattatttttcatttttttaaataaatgttttcatttCACTAATGATAaacctattttttataaataatcggAAGACTTagagatttaaaattatatgaaaaactTGATCGGTGGCGTCTTCctaatgattaaaaataaattataccaaaaaaaaatagttcatTTATGGTacataaaatgatttaattgtgatttaaaaattacaaaccTTTATCTTGTGCATCGTGTGCATTAGCCAGCGTAGCGTCAGCGAACACTGCGAGATCGTGTAGAGCGGCCCTTAGCCTTGCACCGGCCACCCGGACGTCTAAGACGCGCGGTCGAAGCGCGCCGCGACGTCGCCAGCCAGGCGACACATATGAAAGCAGCCTAGACACCGCCGCCGATGCCTCCTCCTGATACAACGGATtaacatacattaatataacGATCAAATCACACGCATTTGAAATTCAAACGGGTAGAACGTTTCTTAAGCCATAATAATAACATGATACTATGcctttttgtataatataaacatattagtatataattattatataacttcACTATAAGTAATaagtttcaaaataaattagaaGACGCTTGTAATGGTTTAgaaagttttttaataaataaagtataatattatctgCGGAATTTCAGATTAGAATTAACAtcataaaaattaactttttttttattaaaataagggacgagacgagcaggacgttcagctgatggtctgtgatacgccctgcccattacaatgcagtgccgctcaggattattgaaaaacctcaaaaattctgagcggcactacaattgcgctcgtcaccttgagacataagatgttaagtctcatttgccgagtaattgcaatagctacggcgtccttcagaccgatagATATATATATGAACGAAGAGATTCTAAGCGTCTAAGGCACCGtagacctgtataaataccactggacaggttgttcccaatgtttgacagcaaatttttattCCTATTtcaagcgccactcgcgagcgtccaaagaaataatattgacgtacaaatggctgcgaaggaaacagccaaaatggcgaatatcaaacaggcacaaaagcactttgacagccgccagtccagtggtatatagtagaggtcagtgatctAAGGCAACAAGTGACAGCTTCTATCAAAAGCCGATATCAAATTGGCACTTGACGTGACTATCGATTGTAGAATTGTGTCTTTTGACATAAGATGCTTACTTGTAATCTTTCAAGCGCTTCCAGCGCTGCATCACAAGGCAGCGGTAGTGCTCTAGAGCGGGGTACGTCGTATGTACTGGACGCCGATGCAGCAGAATGCGCTGAGCTTCCCGAGTGAGCTGAAGCGCTTGAAGTCGCTGATGTGAGAGACCCTGTGCCGCTGCAAGCGCTGTCAGCGCTGGCAGGGCGCGGGGCGCGAGGAGCGTCATACCACTCGGCAGCCGGTCGGGGACAGTCGTAGGTGCCAAGTCGCTGGACCGGCATCGGTGTTCTTGGTACGTCATAGTGTGAACACTCTTCGATCTGAGGATGATACACAAACCttttaaatctaataaaattattataacaaaaataatataaagtacttacctagatacataattatattacatttttcttacatgtagtaaaaaaccaTTTGTATACGACATCTGCTGGTAAATTGCATAATTATTGCTCTAATAGCCGCGCGATAACATAGCGACAGGCCGCCATCTTTGCGACGTCAGATACACTAGTAAACCGTACCGTTTGGCGTTTGCATACTGTTCCACGCTACAGCGTAATTTGACAAGGTTCCGTCCTTGTTCCAACTCCCGGGTTTATACTAGTAGATATTGTGAAAGATATAGTAGTAATTGTCGAGCGCACGAATGTAGATGAATGGTAGAGAATAATTCTCACGCACAAAAATTATTTGTCTCGATCATTTTTGAATGATCCCAATAATGATTAATTCAcacaaatcaaaaatcaaatacTGTGACAAtagatttataaaaagtaaaacacGATAGGTACATGAACATCAGAAGTTAAGTTAGTTACGAATAGTGAAAACATTGCTTCAATGTTTGTAACCATAACTAGTTGTCCCCAGTGTTGTATCAGAAACTAGATTTCAGTTGAGTTTTTCTTTCAAAAATTGTAATAGCCGTAATCCGTCATCTTTATCAAAATGAACATTGAAAAGTGacttttaacttaaatctttttcatttcttgtagtattatttttacaaagatttACTATGCAACCCGTTACATTTAActatagtttcaattattaccaAAGTTTAACAACatttggcacgtcaacgtcacacattgttcgagaccgGCTCGAGTACGCCCGCTTGGgcgtattagttgccgcactttgcgcctacgcctgcggtatctagttagagcgcagcaaATACCAATCCTTAATGTTAATCATCCTTAAGGTTGTATATCGAAATTGTGCACAATTTCCTCAACTCAACTTTCCTGTTTTTAAGTGTCATTACCAAAACAATAACGTAATGGCCATCAGGCAAAAACAATTGAATAATAGTATCATAATAATTAccttaatatcataataatatttacctaattcctgccgccgaattccaccttcgcacgacacgccacaagttaggatatcatcctcaccatctgaatgtgtggcggtcctccacagtgcggtttacaaggagctttcttccacgtactacaaagctgtggaatgaacttccttgtgcggtgtttccgggacgatacgacatgggtaccttcaaaaaaagcgcgtacaccttccttaaaggccggcaacgctcctgtgattcctctggtgttgcaagagagtatgggcggcggtgatcacttaacaacaggtgacccgtacgctcgtttgtcctcgtgtGTCTCCTTGTggaataccataaaaaaaaaaaatatgatagctCAAAACGTGACATTGTAAATGTAGCAAGAAATATAGTTAATAAGTTGTAAAGATTTTGAaacattatttgttttttttttttcttttttaagttgcagattttgccttgaggccgatgagacgcctcttcatctcctctgcgattgcggcccactaatgcgtTAGCGTTACACCATCCTTGGTGACTATGCCCTactcccagatgctgtttgtaatactcgcgtcaagaatatactgcggttcgtaaaggcggcagggcttgacgacgagctttaagtttgagtggcgaacacaatagttcaattctggacgcggtgttactaggacgcAATCAGGAATAGCCACtctctgtaaataataataacgagTACCGCACTTGACTTACTTTGGTAAAAGCAGGTGATTGTTGTGTTGGCATGGGCTGATGAGCAACAGGCGCTGGGACGCGGGCTCTCCGCCGTTGTGATGAAGACCCATCGAACACTCCCGCGACGATCCTTAACCGATTCCCTGGACATATTCCCTGGAACATATAAGGCCGCTTTTACATACACCACAACTTAACTTCTATTTAAGTTAATAACGAGTTAATAAATCTGTGAAGTTTGAGTTTGCGAGGTGGTATTTGATGTAGACATATGGATTTTGGCAGAACTGACTCATGGTgttctcttcttttttggtgtttgtagttttgggttttaatttagaaatgATCGGATCCCTGGTCTTAGAATTTTTAATCGAAATATTCATTTTAGACCGAGCATTCTTCGTACGTGATAGTCAAAATGaaataatgtttctttattCATTCAGGTCATTTTTGGTGAGTGACCAGTTTTATGAAGACTGAAAGTTAGAACAGCAACTCTATTTCCATCCCTTGTGTTTATATTGCGATAATCACAACTCTTCAAAATTCAATAGAATTTTCAGTACATTTTATATTCCATTAAAATACTCAGACTGTAAAAACGACAATTTCAACATGTTTCTTGAAACAAAAAAGTCGAAAAGTAATTAGCACCACTTGTGAACGCAACAAGCGAAACAGTTTAAAATGAGTTAAGGTAGCTTGTATACAGAGGCTCTTGAAGTATTTGCAGGTTTAAATATAAGGACAAGGCAaagtatatattaaacaaacccggccttacaaataaacttggtatagagtttttttttttttttttttttggttccgttcgtccatctggacaggcaaaggggtcaaaagcccatagaGCCAATCTTGGTATAGAGTTATAACTgatgaacaaaaaaaatgcaaaatgtttacaatatcgttgacaacactgtcaatacaatgataattctgcatcccgtgccactaaataaattaaaaaaaaatgataattctgaagttttccgaatgacaagctgccttgcaaaaaaacgcgggaaacgttatacatccgaacaaaccattcgtaagcaaaatgtctatttgtaaacattttacatgttcttggtttatgcttcgTTATAGCTTTATGTCTTTTacttaaaggtcttagttaccaggtcataaaatcccaaaaaaaaaatagctttatgccaattttatttgtaaggccgacaATGTTTAATGTAATTATGAGTTTTATTAGGCGTGTTAATATGATTAGTAtaagatatcaatataataatgtaagtaattaagAGCGATCTCGTCCCCACGGATAAACCTTACATGGTTACTTGTGgactttatatgtattttctgtttactacttttttatttgtgaacaataaagaataataaaaaaaagcggtGATTTtatagatgataaaaaaatattaaaacattcagaATATTACTATATTTCTTACATTAATAACGATATAATGACTCTGCTATTAAATTCCTATTAAATGTTAACtgacaaatattgaaaaattgtttagaaaactaaaaaaacgctttttatagaaaacagaACTATAagcgatagatgaaaattatataaattaacaaaaatattatttttcaaattgaaaatatggaataattttatcaaatttatgttttgtcatcggtcctcgataaatctttGAAgcttgaacgaaatctggccgtttaaagtgggtcaaaatcgcgccgaaaaaagtcggttacaaacaaacatacatacaggtgaagctaataaaaagcgtgtaaaatttGAGAAATTTATTTCAGTAGGTAATAAATATAGTACAAACAAAGAAATGGGTATGAGTTTCATTAACTGCGGAATATCTGTGCCAGAagccacgctcttccatatcaataaattttaatctaaAGTTCACAATTGAtatccataaaatatataaaacaaaacagaaatattATAGAATAGGATAtctgtgtgtgcgtgtgtgtgtgtgtgtgtgtgtgagtgtatgGGTTTTATAACCATATTTGCAAATTTAAATTGACAACCCGTATGACGCCCAGTGGTTTGTGACCGTGCCTACCGGGTAACTCTAACAAAGCATAtcttttatcaacgatacgtcactcgaatggttggcacagttggaagtgcgctcgcacggaacgcgaaaattttataacgataacgatgcgggactcgaactcgagaccgcgtcgttcataaaatttgttttccaattttttttgtgtacttaacataacaaattgtttacatagaCACTGTCAACCAACATATTCTCCCaactaaaaggccggcaacacatctctggacccctggtgttgcgtaTTTCCATGAGCGGTTCCTCACCACTTCTCCTCTGAGTCTCCTCCCATAGGGGAGCCTTTTTCACGTTTGtgtcctcttatataaaaattttagaaataattcATCTTGTGGTTGTTCAACGAACAAACAAACCAAAAACGAAAATATCACAGGGTTTCCAAGTACGAGTctcctaaatatttaaattttattgtatcttAAGGGCCTTTCATTATACTAATCTATTATACAGTCGGCCCTGCATGCTACATCTGTTATGGTTATTGATTGATAGATATGTTTCTTGTGTTAGGTAGTCTAGGAAAAAGATTTTCCTGCACTCttctttcattttatattcattaacaTTAATGTTAAGTCCATAGGGCCACCTGCAAAAGGAACGGAAAAGAGCGAGGGTAATCTGTGGAGGTATAGAATTATGCAATACCTGTCGACCTCGGAGGGAGCAGAGCCACCAGCCCTCGCTACCTCCCGTGTTCTGCTCCAGCACGGTGAGGAGGTCACCCCTTCTGAAGGCCAGCTCGTCTGGAGACTCCGCTATGTTGTCGTACAACGCCCGCGCCATGCACTGTtggcaaaataaaaaaaaatcaatcccaaacatactttttaatatattttttttgacattaaggaacgagacgagtaggacgttcagcgaatggttattgatacgccctactcattacaatgcagtgacgctcatgATTtctgaaaaatccaaaaattctgagtggcactataattatTGCGTCGCTAATTATCGCCTTCAGACATaggacatattatattaaattttctaagGCTATTTTTCCTATCTATGTAAaagtaatttgaattaaaataataagataaatatttaaaaacttctGATTGTATAGGTACGGTTTTTTACTATGTCATGCTTTCGACGAAAGAATCCCGCTTTTTTCACTGAAAATGTTCCTTAATTCCGACTTGGCAAAAAAATCTGGCAAAGCtaatgttaagtctgatttgcccagtaatttcactagctacggcgcccttcagaccgaatcacaataatgctcacacattactgctccacggcagaaaaaggcgccgtcgtggtatccataatctagccggcaccccgtgcaaaggagcctcccactaaagTAATTCGCATTAGCTATAGAATTTCAAACTATAATCTCAACGTTGTTGCTAATTAAGAGCTATTTAGCATATTTgctttaagattttaattaaacaaacattatagttttatgttaaaaattcgCGAGTCTTTCTGTTAAAAACTAGGCTAATGGGAGTGTTTCCCATCCCCTTTGTTCCGGTAGCAATTAATTCCTGTTGTGAATATGAAAATTAGCCAGTTTCCTCGGCTTGATAAATTAACTCTTTGAAAACTTTTCATGCCCTGCATAGCATTGGTAGGCTTTTGTTATAAGCATTATTAAACGCGCTTAAGGCTGTAAATTTGTGTGTACAACCTTAACAAATTCGTTGAATGATAAATacgtaataaagaaggtattaaatacaaccaatgaaaatattattatatcgtataatttaagttaaataacgtgtaattaaatatcaattaattatttttatacaattggagacatttttttttttattttaaaacttgtaggtatataaattgaaattatatattgaaactTATTTCATTCTCATCCATTGgctgtggttcagtagacatatgagttacaacaGGCTTGACAGCTGAAGTATCATACAAATGGTTTTATTGACCAGCttacgtcagggtgtcgaatttgtgTGACGGTGTATAAagtcactctgataatttttcccccAC is a window of Leptidea sinapis chromosome 26, ilLepSina1.1, whole genome shotgun sequence DNA encoding:
- the LOC126972446 gene encoding breast cancer anti-estrogen resistance protein 1 isoform X1 encodes the protein MVKLVKFIKGLRCKPFDENKPKIAKQCKTNGCMARALYDNIAESPDELAFRRGDLLTVLEQNTGGSEGWWLCSLRGRQGICPGNRLRIVAGVFDGSSSQRRRARVPAPVAHQPMPTQQSPAFTKIEECSHYDVPRTPMPVQRLGTYDCPRPAAEWYDAPRAPRPASADSACSGTGSLTSATSSASAHSGSSAHSAASASSTYDVPRSRALPLPCDAALEALERLQEEASAAVSRLLSYVSPGWRRRGALRPRVLDVRVAGARLRAALHDLAVFADATLANAHDAQDKGIAVKLRPLVKALKDAERITHEATSALDAGDWAPERLERDREPTDGTQDALDQLVACARSLTEDVRRAASFIHGNASLLFRRSATVPEHEWTEEYDYVRLESRTAVGRRNAEIRAALPDKLRASFDALVRDADHAGEVSAVAAATSLPPDDRQLAAFYAAQTATYGAHLSTAVEAFLRTIEMGQPPDVFLAHGKFVVLSAHRIVHVGDTVHRSAQHTGLKAKILRCSDALSDALATTVAKTKTAAQQFPCASAVAEMAESARNLAARAQELRRALVRAAEPPQDCTPATTVPPSSTTTPLTPLTPIAPHNIGAPTLPVI
- the LOC126972446 gene encoding breast cancer anti-estrogen resistance protein 1 isoform X2; this translates as MFDVGMEHIQCMARALYDNIAESPDELAFRRGDLLTVLEQNTGGSEGWWLCSLRGRQGICPGNRLRIVAGVFDGSSSQRRRARVPAPVAHQPMPTQQSPAFTKIEECSHYDVPRTPMPVQRLGTYDCPRPAAEWYDAPRAPRPASADSACSGTGSLTSATSSASAHSGSSAHSAASASSTYDVPRSRALPLPCDAALEALERLQEEASAAVSRLLSYVSPGWRRRGALRPRVLDVRVAGARLRAALHDLAVFADATLANAHDAQDKGIAVKLRPLVKALKDAERITHEATSALDAGDWAPERLERDREPTDGTQDALDQLVACARSLTEDVRRAASFIHGNASLLFRRSATVPEHEWTEEYDYVRLESRTAVGRRNAEIRAALPDKLRASFDALVRDADHAGEVSAVAAATSLPPDDRQLAAFYAAQTATYGAHLSTAVEAFLRTIEMGQPPDVFLAHGKFVVLSAHRIVHVGDTVHRSAQHTGLKAKILRCSDALSDALATTVAKTKTAAQQFPCASAVAEMAESARNLAARAQELRRALVRAAEPPQDCTPATTVPPSSTTTPLTPLTPIAPHNIGAPTLPVI
- the LOC126972446 gene encoding breast cancer anti-estrogen resistance protein 1 isoform X3 produces the protein MSIPLGRETLLPTQCMARALYDNIAESPDELAFRRGDLLTVLEQNTGGSEGWWLCSLRGRQGICPGNRLRIVAGVFDGSSSQRRRARVPAPVAHQPMPTQQSPAFTKIEECSHYDVPRTPMPVQRLGTYDCPRPAAEWYDAPRAPRPASADSACSGTGSLTSATSSASAHSGSSAHSAASASSTYDVPRSRALPLPCDAALEALERLQEEASAAVSRLLSYVSPGWRRRGALRPRVLDVRVAGARLRAALHDLAVFADATLANAHDAQDKGIAVKLRPLVKALKDAERITHEATSALDAGDWAPERLERDREPTDGTQDALDQLVACARSLTEDVRRAASFIHGNASLLFRRSATVPEHEWTEEYDYVRLESRTAVGRRNAEIRAALPDKLRASFDALVRDADHAGEVSAVAAATSLPPDDRQLAAFYAAQTATYGAHLSTAVEAFLRTIEMGQPPDVFLAHGKFVVLSAHRIVHVGDTVHRSAQHTGLKAKILRCSDALSDALATTVAKTKTAAQQFPCASAVAEMAESARNLAARAQELRRALVRAAEPPQDCTPATTVPPSSTTTPLTPLTPIAPHNIGAPTLPVI
- the LOC126972446 gene encoding breast cancer anti-estrogen resistance protein 1 isoform X4, coding for MARALYDNIAESPDELAFRRGDLLTVLEQNTGGSEGWWLCSLRGRQGICPGNRLRIVAGVFDGSSSQRRRARVPAPVAHQPMPTQQSPAFTKIEECSHYDVPRTPMPVQRLGTYDCPRPAAEWYDAPRAPRPASADSACSGTGSLTSATSSASAHSGSSAHSAASASSTYDVPRSRALPLPCDAALEALERLQEEASAAVSRLLSYVSPGWRRRGALRPRVLDVRVAGARLRAALHDLAVFADATLANAHDAQDKGIAVKLRPLVKALKDAERITHEATSALDAGDWAPERLERDREPTDGTQDALDQLVACARSLTEDVRRAASFIHGNASLLFRRSATVPEHEWTEEYDYVRLESRTAVGRRNAEIRAALPDKLRASFDALVRDADHAGEVSAVAAATSLPPDDRQLAAFYAAQTATYGAHLSTAVEAFLRTIEMGQPPDVFLAHGKFVVLSAHRIVHVGDTVHRSAQHTGLKAKILRCSDALSDALATTVAKTKTAAQQFPCASAVAEMAESARNLAARAQELRRALVRAAEPPQDCTPATTVPPSSTTTPLTPLTPIAPHNIGAPTLPVI